The DNA segment CCCGGATTGTTAGTAACGGTTCCCCCGTCCACTCGAAGGCCAAAACTGCCCACGTCCGCAGTGCCGCCAATCGTGATGGCCCCGGTATTGGTAAACGTTCCCGATGAGTTTAGCAATGCCGAAGCCGTAGACCGGTCGATGCTGATCTGCCCCCCGGCGTTGTTGGCTATGCCACGATTCCAGAAGCCGATCTGACCAAGGGCGGCTGTGTTGCCCAGCACCAGCTGACCCGCGTTTTGCACCGTTCCCCGGTTGCTGAACGCCACTGTATTCCCATCCAGACTCTTTGCGTTGTTGATGGTCAGGGTACCCGCAGCCGTGATGCTCAGCGAGGCCCCGCTTTGCACCTCGACCGATTTGGCCGTTGCCGCGGTGCTCAGCACAGGCTGATTGGCCGGTGCCGAGGGAATGACCACGTCATCGGTGGCGGTGGGCACCGCGCCCGAGGCCCAGTTACCGGCCGTATTCCAGTCGGTACTTAAGCAACCTGTCCAGATGGGACCCGTTAAGCCTGCCCCACAAGCGAGCGGGTTAACCGTCAGCGTGACGCTGGCCGTACCCGAGCAACCCGCCGTGGTGGTACCTGTTACCGAGTAAAGCCCGGCCGCGCTGACGACTATACTGGTTGAAGTAGCCCCAGTGCTCCAGGCGTAGGCATCGGCCGGTTGACCTGACCCTCCCGATGCAGTGAGGGTAGCACTTTGGCCTGAAGTGATGGTCAATGATGGGCTAGCCGTAATGACTACGTTAAACGAATTACCCTGCGCTTCGTAAGCGCCCATGTCGATACGCCCCCCATTGAAGAAACGAGCATTACCGGCCAGATCGATGCTGCCAACGGTGGTGGCTGGGGTAGCCGGGTCGCCCGCGTTGATGGCTACCGAGCCACATCTCAACTGGGTGGTCGTAGTACTGGCAAACGGTGACGTAGTGGTGGTCAGGTTGCCCGTGCCAGGGTTGTAGCCCGTTACCGACGACTCGAACAAGCTGTAGCTGGTGGTGATCAAAGCGCCCTGCTGGTTGGTGAAGGTACTAGCCCCGCCGTTACCCCACACCACGCAGTTGATCAGGACGGGGCGGCTGGTTCCTTGAAAGGCAACGCTGCTCATCGCCCTGCCGGAACCCGCCGAGTTGGCCTGAAACGAACAGTTGGTCAGACTGGGATTACTGTTGCCCCCTACGCTGCCATCGTTGAAGATAGCCCCACCCTGACCGGCAGTATTGTTCTGGAAGGCGCAGTTGATCAGGCTGGGACTACTGTTGCCGTTGGTGAAACCGGCGTTATAGAGGGCCCCGCCCCCATTGGCGGCTGAATTGCCAACAAACAGACAGTTACGAATCAGGGGGCTACAGCCGTTGTTAGCGCCATTGCCATTGTTGATCATTCCCCCGCCCGAATCGTCAGGTGAGTTGCTGTTGGCATTACCACCGGTAATGAGGAAGCCATCGAGCACCGCCGAGTTGGTCAGGCCGGGGGGGTTATTGACAACGTGGTAGCTGTTATCAGCGGAATTGCCCGCGGTACCAATGTCGCCACTGAGTACGGTCATCAGCGGATTACTCAGCACCCGCTGGCTCAGGCTGGTTTCGTTACCCGCAAAGCCGCCGTAAATGGGTATCCCGTTTTTCATCGAGAAGCTGATTGTGCGGTCGGTGTTGCCCGCCGGGCCGGGCTTATACGTACCAGCAGCTACCCAGACCTGCTCAGCACCGGTGAAGTTAATCTGGCTTTGCAGATCCCCACTGGCGTCGGCCCAGCTGTTGCCGCTGCCCGTCGCACCCGCCCGGACGTAGCGGATGGGCGTAGCGGACACTACGCGTAGGACGTAGGCCGCACTCACCCCCGAACAACTGGTGGCATTCGTAGCTTTAACGGTAATCGAAAAACTGCCCAACTGAGTAGGTGTGCCACTCAGCGTGCCATTGGACGCCAGACTTAGTCCAGCGGGTAAACTACCGCTGGCCAGACTGTAGCTGTAGGAACGGTCCGGCGATCCGGCAGTGCCGCCCGATGCCGTAAAGGTCTGGCTGAAGGCTACACCTAGCGTCGCCGTGCTCACGATGGGGACGGTGATGGTAAGTCCTCCGGCGGCCTGATACTCGTAGGCACCCATATCAACCCGGTCTCCGAAGATGCGGGGATTACCCGCCAGATCAGTCGTAACCCCTACTAAACCAGTAGCCGAGTTCAGCCCCGCGTTGACAGCCGGGCTACAGGCGAAGAGAGCTGGATCGCTGGCGCTGGCGAAGGGCGAGACGGTGGCGGTACGATTACCCGTACTTCCCGAATAGCCAGTCACGGAGGCATCAAATAAACTATACGTGGCTGAGATCGTCGTTGAATTATTGTAAAACGTGTTGGCTCCGCCATTGCCAACCAGTATACAGTTGATCAGGGTGGATGTAGATACAGAATTATTGCCATACCCAAAGCCATATAGCACTCCCCCGCCGTTAGCTGCTGTATTAGCTCGAAAGGTACAGTTGGTCAGCACCAGGTTGATTTCACCCTCGTATCTGGTAAAGTTGTAGATGGCACCGCCGGAGGGAGCGATATTGGATTGGAACAAACAGTTCGTCAGCTTAGGACTACTCATGTTACCCCCGCGAACACGACCCGTTAGGTTGAAAATGGCCCCACCACCGCTAACCGCCGAATTAGACTGAAACGAACAGTTACGAATGAGTGGGCTGCTGTTACCATTAAAATCCCCATAGTTGACAATGGCTCCTCCGCTATTGTTGGCATCAAAATACTCATCGTTGCTAGCGGCACCTCTGCTGTCTGCACGGTTGGATTTAAACGAACAGTTGGTCAGCGTCGGGCTGCTGTTACCTCCATCGCTTTTTCCATCGTTGTAAATTGCCCCGCCGGAGGCAGCACTGTTGTCCTGAAACGAGCAGTTCGTCAATTCGGGGTTACTCGTACGGTTAGAAGAACCATTGTTATAGATAGCCCCGCCGGAGATGGTCGCTGAATTGGCCTGAAAAAGACAGTCCGTCAGTTTGGGCTGGATGGCGGAATCAGATCCTCCAACGTTATAGATTGCCCCACCGTTGGAAGCGGTATTTGCCCGAAAGACACAGTTGGTTAGTACAGAGCCGCTCGCTCCCGAGATACCGCCGTTGTAGATAGCCCCACCGGAAACAGCCGAATTAGCCGTAAACAAACAATTGCTGATTTGTGGGCTGCTGGGCGGACCGGAACTTGGGTTTGCGAACGATGACTGGCCAACATTACACATTCCCCCCCCAATATTCTGTGGCTCCTGAACTGGCCCTGGTTCGTTGGCATTGCCACCCGTAATGACAAAGCCATCCAGCACCGTGATGCTGGTTACTCCAAGGCGATTCAGAATGACGTGAAAACTGTTGTCATCCGGATAGCCTACTTCGCCAATATCACCGGAAAGAATGGTGGTCGAGGGGGTGGTCAGGTTAATGGCTGGGCGGGCACTCAGCGCCGTTTCGTTGCCGGCAAAGCCTCCGTACATGCTCACACCATTCTTCATAGCAAAGCTGATGGTCCGGTCGGCGTTGTCGTTACCACCGGGTTTATACGTACCGGCTGCCACCCAGACCTGCTGACCACTGCTGCTGGCCGTTATCATGGCCTGCAAGTTGCCACTGGCATTGGCCCAACTGCTGCCACTACCGTTCCCGGTAGCTGCTGGTTTAACGTAGCGAACGGCCGGGGTCGCGTTCGACTGGGCCTGAGCCAGCAGACTAGCGCCTGACAGCAGCCCGAGCAAACAGAGAGCCCGCACCAGAAAACGGATAGAAGAAGGTAAAGAACGTGTCATAGGATACTTTTAAAATCGTTGTTTACGGAGAAAAGACGTTGATTTATGAAAAATGGCGGACGACTCGCGCAGCGCCGGAAACCAGCCAGCCGCTACTCATCCCTCGCCCGAACACAGAGATTCCGCAACCAATCCCGATTTAAAGAGATATCCTGGACGGCCTGGGTATCGTTGGTAAGCGACAGACAGGTCTGGTAAACCTTGCCCAGATAGCGCTGGTAGAGTAATTCAAAGTCGTGATCGGCGGGAGTCGTCGGCAAAGGGTGGCCGAGCGGCTCGTCGGCGGGGGTCTGTTTTTTCATCGTCATTCAGTAAGGGTGTAATCGGCTACTGGGTGAGTCTAATCCCTTCGACAGGGCGGCATCGGTTGAGGATGGGCCCTGTCGAAGGGATGGAGGCATGCGAACCAGCTAGAAGCGTAGGAGTTTGACGTGTTGCTGCTGGGTGGGCGTGCTCACGCGTAAAAGCAGAACCCCGTTGCTGGCACCCAGCGATAGACTCACCCGTTCCACGGCACCCGCCTGATCGATTCGTTGCGTATGGACCGACTTGCCTTGCCCATCCACTACGTTGAGCTGCACCGGTTGACCCGCTGCTCCGTTGATCTCTACCTCGGCGGAGTTACCGGCTACGGGGTTACCCAACACCCGAACGGTTAGACGCGCACCCGCTTCACCACTGCCTATTCGGGCCGATGGCGTACACACAGCCAGCCAGTTGTAGCGATACGTACTCACGGTGGCTCCCTGCTGGGCGCTCAGGGTGATGGTCGGGTTGTCGGTGTATAGGTTCAGACTATACGGACCCGGATTGGTAGTAGCCACCAGCTCGTTGACCACCGAGAAACTGATGGGTGCTGCGCTTACCCCGGCGTACTGGGGGGTGAAGGTCAACCGCCGTTCGCCCGCACTGAGCACCTGACAGCTCACCGTCGAGACCCCCACGATGGCGAAACCTGTCGGTGGAGTCACTGGCATCGGGTTCACCGTCAATTGGAAGCTCGTACTCACCTGCAAGCCACCCGGATCAATCGCCGTTACGTTGACGGTGGATACCCCTGTTTGCGAAGGAGCACCGCTGATGATCGAACCACTCAGACTTAAGCCCGCTGGCAAACCCGACGCCTGGAAGCTCAACGCCTGTCCATCAGGATCAGAAAAATAAGTGGCGAGTTGTAACTGATAGCCTTGACCTACCAGAATGCTTTGACTAGGAACACCCGTGGTGGTCGGCGGCTGATTCGGACTCGTGCCACTCTGGCAGGAAGCCAGCCAATTGTAAGCAAAGCGCGCTTCCGCGTTACCCGCCTGCGTAGCGACCAGGGTGATCACCGGGTTGTCGGTGTAGAGCCGCAGCGCGTAGGGTGCCGGAGCCGTCGTGGGGGCCAGTTCGTTGACCACCGAGAAGCTGATGGGATTACTGTTCTGCCCCGCGTACTGGGGGGTGAACTGCACCTGGTAGCCACCCTTAGCTTCATCGATCAACTGACAGTTGACCATGCTCACCCCCGTAATGGCAAAGCCACCGGGACGAATCTGCACGCTCAGCGGAGTGGACGAGCTGCTGGTGCAACCGTTCAAACTACAGGTGGCTGAGAGGGTATAGTTGCCCGGCTGGGAGAGCGTGTAGGTGTTGCCGTTAGCCTGCCCTGTTCCACCCAAAGCGGTCCAGTTAATCGTCCCCCCCGGGCAGCCATTGGCCGTGACGGTGATGGGCTGGTTAGTGGTAGCGGTCGCTGGACTAGCCGCCAGCGTTGGGGCGGTAGGGGCATTCGTCGTGCCGCTGATCGTTGCCTGCGCCATCGCCATACAGCCGTTGGCACTGGTTACGGTTACGGAATACGTACCGGACGCACTGACCGAAATACTCGACGTGGTTTGGCCCGTGCTCCAGGTGAGGCTGCTGACCGACGTGCTGGCCGTGAGCGTGGCGGTTGGTAGGCCACAGGTGAGCGTCGCTGTGGTGGGGCTAATGCTCACCGTGGGCTGGCTGTTGTCCTGAGTCACGACTGTACTGGCCGTGTTGGTGCAACCCGTGGCCGTGTTGGTCACGGTGACCGAGTAGGTTCCGGCGATGTTCACCGTGGCCGTGTTGCTAGTTCCCATCTGAGTGACCCCTGAGCTAAAGCGGTAACTCAGCTCATCACCCGCGTTGGCCGTTAGTGTCACACTCGTCACCGCACAACTCAGCCCGCCACTGGCCACCAGCGTAGCCGGTGGGACATCCTGGGCGGATTCGATGTGTACCGCGTTGCTGGTGCCCGAGCATCCATTACTGCCCGTTGCCGTCACCGAGTAGGTACCCGCTGTATTCACCGTAATACTGGGTGTCGTCTGCCCGTTGCTCCATAGCAGGGTCGGGGCGCTGGTATTAGCCGTCAGCGTCAGTGTCGGGCTGGCGCAGGTCAGCGTGCCGCTGGTGGGAGTAATGTTTACTGACGGGGCGGTCTGATCGCTGCTCACCAGGGCACTGGCCGTGGCTACGCAGCCGTTGCTGCCCATCACCGTCACTGAATACGGGCCAGCGGTAGTGGCCGTGATGGTGGTCGTTTGCGCACCGGTGTTCCAGCGGAAACTACCCGTACCCACCGCCGTCAGCGTTGCTGATGGGTTAGCGCAGGTCAAGGTGGCGCTCGATGGACTGATTGATACCGTCGGGGGCGTCTGATCCCCAGTCACGGTGGTGCTGGCTACCGATGAGCAGCCATTACCCGCCAGCACCGTCACCGAATAAATACCCGCTGTCGTGACCATGGCCTGATTGGTGGTTCCGATGGGCATGGCTCCGTCACTGAACCTATACGATTGCCCCCCGGGGCTGGCCGTCAGCGTCATGCTGGTCATGGTACAACTCAAGGGCCCACTGCTGGCCAGGCTAGCCGACGGAGCCGCATTGTCCTGGCTGATGGTGATACTGGTGGTGCTAAAACAGCCCGTGGTAGTGCTGGTCGCCGTCACCGAGTACACCCCGGCCTGGGTCACCGTAGCCCGGTTGCCACTTTGGGAGGCCACGGTGGGACTGAAGCGGTAGGTGTCCCCGCCCGAGGCCGTCAGCGTCAGGGTGGGCTGGGAGCAAGTGAGCGTGGTCGAGGGGCTGGCTGATAGGGTAGCCGTAACGACAACTGTATTGCTGGTCACGCTGGTGGTCGTGGTGCTGGTACAGCCGGCCTCGTTGGCCACCCGCACGGTGTAGATGCCCGGGCTGTTCACGCTCCGGGTATCCCCGGTCCCGGTCAGTACCTGGCCATTTCCGTCGGTAAAGGTGTAGGAACGGCCTCCAGTGGCCGTCAGGGTGACGGTCGTCATCGTGCAGCTCAGAGGGCCGTTGTTGATCAGGCCAGCGGTGGGCAGGTTGCCCACGATGACCGTGGCCGAACCGCTCATGGTTTGCTGACAGGTCGTGCTGGTGTTGATCGCCTGTACGGTGTAGGTGCCTGTGGTGGTCTGGCTGCCAAAGCTGAGCGCACTACCGGTGCCGGCTACCGCATTACCCACCGCATTGCCATCGCGCAGCAGCTGGTAGCTCACGCCGGTTTGCGAGCCCGCCAGGCCAACCACCACCCCACTACCCGCTGCGCAATAGCTGCCGCCACCGGTGACACTGAACGGAGTCGGGAGCGGGTTGGGCGTTACGACGGCGGAGCCGGTCATGCTTTGCTGACAGGCCGTGCTGGCATTGGTGGCCTGCACGGTGTAGTTACCAGCTGCGGTCTGGCTGCCAAAGCTGAGCGCGCTACCGGTGCCGGCTATCGTATTACCCACGGCCTTACCGTCGCGCTGTAGCTGATAATTCACCCCCGTCTCAGAACCCGACAGGCCGACGACTACCCCGTTACTCCCGACGCAGTAGCTGCCCCCGCCGGTAACACTGTATTGAGTTGGTACTGCATTGGCGGTGACGCTCACGCTGGCGGTAGCCAGACAGCCCAGTCTATCGGTTACATTGACCGTAAAGTTAGGCGTTCCCGCAGTGGTGGGCTTGACCAAAGTAGGATTATCGCTGGTACTGCTTAGCGTGGCTCCCGCTGGAGCAACCCAGGTATAGCTGTATGGCGTATTGGGTGATCCGCTGGGAGTAGCTTGCAGACTCGTACTGATGCCTACGCAAACCACCGAGGGCGTAGCCTGCGCCGTCACGGACAGGGTGTAGGACGTGCCCCTAAATTCAGCGGCCCCCATGTCGATGGTGCGCACCTTGCGGGCATTGCCCAGCACATCGGTAGTCGTCGCGTTGACCGCATCGCTGCCCGCATCGATGGCGGGGGCGCAGGCCTTGAGGTCCGGTCCGGTGCTGTTCTCAAAGGGATCAAACGTGGCGATGATGTTACCGCCCTGGTCGTTGTAATTGAAAGGGATGGGTTGCGTTAATGTGTAACTAAAATAGTTATTAAACCCAGCCGCAACGTTCTGTCCGCCATTGCCCCATAAGACGCAATTGGTCAGGTTGATCCTGCCATCATTAAAGGAATACACGGCCCCTCCCGCTACGCCCGACGTATTGGCCCTGATGGTTGTATTGATGCACGTGGCTACCGACCCGTTGCCGCTCAACAAACCGCCCCCGTAGTTACCCCTGTTACGCGTGAAGAAGCTATTGACAATCGTCGCACTACTGTAGTTGAGATTTAGCCCGGCCCCAAACCCGCCAAAGGCCGTGGCCGCGTTCTGATCAAAGACGCAACTCACTAGCTGAATTGGGGTTGATCCACTTATATAGAGACCTCCGCCGAGATAGGACGTCTGGTTAGCCGTAAACTGGCAGTTGCGCAACTGGTAGTTGGAACAGTTTAGTAGCGCTCCCCCGGCCCCAGAGCCATTGCCCTGGGGCGCGCTGTTGTTGATAATCTGACAGTTGTTCCAACTCCCGCCGGTAGCGCCGTTCTGCAGATAGATGCCACCGCCAAGTTCAATACAGGTGTTGCCCGTGATCTGGCAGTTGGCCAGCGACACGTTACCACTGATCCATATACCGCCCCCCCGCTTGTCTGTACCAGTACTGCCGTTGGCGTTACCTCCCGTCATACAAAGGCCATCGAGTAGCGCTACTTCGCCTGCATTAAGGCCGACGTAGACGACATGGTAGGCGTTGTCAGCCTGATCGCCGATGGTGCCCAGGTCGCCCGATAGCGTCGTGGACGACGGGGTGGTCGTACGGGCACCAGCGTTACCTTCGGTGCCTGTCGCCCCTGTAAAGCCGCCCAAAATAGTCACTCCCGCTTTCGCTCTAAAGGTAGCGCTTCGGGCGTCGGTCAGCCCGCTGGTACTGGGTTTATAGGTGCCCCCCGCCATCCAGACCTGATCGCCTGATGCTGACGCGTTGATCATGGCCTGCAAATCACCCGAGGCATTGCTCCAGGTCGCGCCCGTACCCGTAGCGCCCGCTTTGACGTACCGGATGGTAGACGCAGCCGGGGCCATCAACCGGGCTGATCGAGTCGGGGCTGGAACTGGCAGGGGCTGGTGGTCCGTTGGTAGTAGATTTATCTCCGGAACAGTTGTGCCGGGCTGCCCGGTTTGCGCCCCGGTGGTGGCTGGGGTCACGCTCGACTGGGCCTGGGCCAGCAGACCGCTGCTTAGCAGGAGCAGGCTGAGCGCCCGCAGGCTAAACCAGAAAAAAGAAGGTAAAGAACACGTCATAAAGTGATCAGTTGGATGGTTACGTAGAAAGAAAATCCGCCCCGTATGGTGTTGGCAGGTTAGACGTTGTCTGTGGAAAAGATCGGGGCAACGTCTGCCCAGTGAAGGGAGGAAGCGGGGTGAGACAATGCCGGGGCAAGTTTAGGTCAATGCCCAAAAACATATGTGCATATTTCGCCCAAATAGGTGCATATTTCACCCAAGCATGTGCACATTTGGTGCAGTATGGTCAAAAAGTGCAAAAAACAACGGGTAAACGTATCTTATGTATTGTATTTTCAGCGACTCAGGCCATTTGTCAGGAGCGGCTTCCCGGCCCCTTCCGGGTAGGCCAGTGAGCCGTAAATGAATACATGTCTAGTATACCTATCTTACTAAGATACTACTTATATTTGGCGTCCCGTTCGTCGAAACAGGTACTAAAATAGCATACGTTGAAGCAAGTAGTTGGCCTGGTTTTAGCCCTGTTAGTCGGTTTCTGTTCATTTACCAGGGCGCAGCATTTTGTGGCCTCCGTTCAGCGATATGGCCCCGAAGACGGCCTGGCCCACCGTGAAGTGAACGCCATTTTCCAGGATCGCCGGGACTTCATGTGGTTCGGTACCAAGTTTGGGCTCAACCGCTTCGACGGGGCAACGTTCACGACGTACACCCAGGAGAAAAACGGGCTCGACTTTGACGATATTCGTTCCATCGCGCAGGATGCCGACGGGCTGCTGTGGCTCCTAGGGCCCGAGGGGAAAGCAGACATCACCCTCTTCGATCCGGTAACGGGCGTGGCCACCTCCTTCGAGAAACGCTTCAAACAGCTCCGGCCTAACCTCCCCCCGATATTTCCGCAACAGACACTGCTGACTAGTCAAAAAGGAACAATCGCCTTCGTAGATTATCAGCCGTGCCGGCTAAATACCTACCACCCCCGATCGGGCCTGAAGACGGTACCGTTACCCCAGTATACGACACTGACACTGGTGGCCTTTACCGCCCGCAATACCGTTTGGGTTATTGCCAACGGGAAACAACTGGTGGAACTCACACCGGATGGGCGCGTACTCCGTACGTACGACCACTCCGAAACTATTCATACCTGTTTCGGGCAGCGCCATGCGGGTACGGAATTCTTTTACACGACGTCGACAGACCCGCTGCAACCGTATTCGGGCCACCTGTTCAAAATCGACGTGTCGGGTCGGCGGCAGGAGCAACCCGTTGAGCAGATCAGTTCAGAGAAACTACAACAGCGACTTCTCTATGCCTTCGACCGGAGCGGACTGGTCTGGAATGGGTATCAGTTGCGAGATACAGCCAATCGGCCGTTTGTCGACATCAGCAACAAACTGTCCGGTGGTTCTGTCGACAACCGAAGCTTTTTTCGCGACAAAAACGGGAGTTTCTGGCTGGGCACCAGCTTTGGCCTCTACCAGACCCGGATTAGTCAGAATTATTTCCAGCGGTTGTTCTACCTGGACGGCATCGGAAAACAACCCGCAGCCCGGGGCATTACCGTCGTGGGCGATACACTCTATACCAATCTGGAGAATGACATGGGGCTATTCGCCAGCAGTCTCTCGGGAACCTCGGTCCGCCAGGTGTTTTCCAATCGACGGTCATTCAGAAGTTTGAGTGGTAAAGTGGGACGCAAATTATATCTGGGTGAAGAAAATACGCTGGTGACCTATGACTATCAAACTACCAAAACCAGCATAACGCCCATACCCAGGCCCGGAGCCATCTGGAACATTCATCCGTTTTTGGCCAGTCCCCGCCGGTTGCTGGCCGGTGGGGACCCCGGTTTGTGGCTGGTCGACCCGGTCACTAGCCAGGTTACCAACTTCCGGGGCTACAATCAGTTTCCCGAGCTGGCGCACGCCCACGTACTACACATTGGCACCGACCGGCAAGGTACGCTCTGGCTCTGCGCCACAACGGGCCTTTACACCATCGATCCCAAAAGGGGCGTTACGGCCCGCTACTGGCGGGGTGGCCGGGGGGCTTTCAGGCTACCAGCCGACAGCTACCAGCATTTTTACCAGGACCCGCAGGGGCTGTTCTGGCTGGCAACGGCCAACGCCGGACTGATTCGCTGGGACCGTACCCGGAGCCGCTACCGCCAGTTTCGGCGGGCTGACGGGCTGAACAACGATAATATTTACGCGGTATATGCCGACCGGCGGGGTCACCTCTGGCTCAGCAGCGACAACGGCATCATGCAGTTCGATCCAGTCCGGCTCACGACCCGGACCTACACCGTGCAGGATGGTATCACCAACAACGAGTTCAACCGCATCGCCCATTACCAGGATGCGCAGGGACGGCTTTATTTTGGGGGTCTGAACGGGGTAACGGCCTTCAATCCCCAGGATTTCGAGGCCGAGCCGCCCCTGCCCGATCTGCCCCTGCGCGTGGTTTCCTTTCGCCAGTTCGACACCGGCCGTAACAAACTGATCGACAAGACCGCGGAACTGCTCAGGACCAATCAGATCACGCTGCAACCCAACGACCGAAGCAGTATCCTCGACTTCGCGCTGCTCAACTATACCGATGCCCAGAAAAATACGTACGCCTACCAGTT comes from the Spirosoma agri genome and includes:
- a CDS encoding hybrid sensor histidine kinase/response regulator transcription factor, with the protein product MKQVVGLVLALLVGFCSFTRAQHFVASVQRYGPEDGLAHREVNAIFQDRRDFMWFGTKFGLNRFDGATFTTYTQEKNGLDFDDIRSIAQDADGLLWLLGPEGKADITLFDPVTGVATSFEKRFKQLRPNLPPIFPQQTLLTSQKGTIAFVDYQPCRLNTYHPRSGLKTVPLPQYTTLTLVAFTARNTVWVIANGKQLVELTPDGRVLRTYDHSETIHTCFGQRHAGTEFFYTTSTDPLQPYSGHLFKIDVSGRRQEQPVEQISSEKLQQRLLYAFDRSGLVWNGYQLRDTANRPFVDISNKLSGGSVDNRSFFRDKNGSFWLGTSFGLYQTRISQNYFQRLFYLDGIGKQPAARGITVVGDTLYTNLENDMGLFASSLSGTSVRQVFSNRRSFRSLSGKVGRKLYLGEENTLVTYDYQTTKTSITPIPRPGAIWNIHPFLASPRRLLAGGDPGLWLVDPVTSQVTNFRGYNQFPELAHAHVLHIGTDRQGTLWLCATTGLYTIDPKRGVTARYWRGGRGAFRLPADSYQHFYQDPQGLFWLATANAGLIRWDRTRSRYRQFRRADGLNNDNIYAVYADRRGHLWLSSDNGIMQFDPVRLTTRTYTVQDGITNNEFNRIAHYQDAQGRLYFGGLNGVTAFNPQDFEAEPPLPDLPLRVVSFRQFDTGRNKLIDKTAELLRTNQITLQPNDRSSILDFALLNYTDAQKNTYAYQFSGLNDSWHYQTEPYLRLGNLPYGDYQLLIRGQSADGRMSAAPLSIEVHVLRPFYLRGWFAFPLVFLLMGGVWAWGRWRDRRYQRAQIRLQTQVNEATQTIARQAQDLQRLDETKSRFFANISHEFRTPLTVILGMADNLSQRTDPQLQQSALLIERSGRNLLRLINQILDLSRLEAGEMPLKLVRTDLMRFIRFVGETFQWQAQAKGVHLIVHTEETGEADFNPDKLQDIIVNLLGNALKFTPAGGEVRCEVVSQSRWQPLTQADYHEALTPTRHLNGPWIQLTVSDTGPGIDPASLTKIFDRFYQAGPPHAGPGLPRTEWAHGGTGIGLSLVRELVSLMQGGLAVRNRSDLEGSDPSRSDPSGAGAEFVVRLPLTRQAPLVDDVRPTPILPASDRVTSDRVTSDPVWRDPSELHDWVESGLEEAPDRPLLLLVEDNDDTATYVQTCLREEYQIVRAENGQIGIDKALAITPDLILSDVMMPAKDGFALCDTLKNDERTSHIPIVLLTARAAVDDRIAGLRRGSDAYLVKPFRREELLLVLGNLLQTRRLLQRYYSHRALGNVQPDPVFSDGADAREDQFVTKLRNTLELHLANVALDTTMICQLMGMSRNSLYRKMMALTGLSVIPYLRTLRLQKAEELLLQSTLSVADIAYAVGFDNPRYFSRVFSEEKGVSPSSYRDKE